The Streptomyces sp. CC0208 genome window below encodes:
- a CDS encoding cation-translocating P-type ATPase: MTHTDAGAELDPVHPTRLGAPAAGGLTAAEVAERVTRGQVNDVPVRSSRSLGEIVRANVFTRFNAIIGVLWLVMLFVAPFQDSLFGYVILANTGIGTIQEWRAKKTLDSLAVIGEARPTVRRDGAATAVSTSEIVLDDVIEIGPGDKAVVDGVVAEADGLEIDESLLTGEADPVVKRPGDQVMSGSFVVAGGGAFRATKVGREAYAAQLAEDASRFTLVHSELRSGISTILKYVTWMMVPTAIGLVVSQLFVKDNDLKDSIARTVGGIVPMVPEGLVLLTSVAFAIGVIRLGRKQALVQELPAIEGLARVDTVCLDKTGTLTEGGMDVTELRPLQGADESYVRKVLGALGESDPRPNASLQAVIDAYPDTEEWRCTESLPFSSARKYSGATFSEGGGETSTWLLGAPDVLLAPDDPALAETGRLNEQGLRVLLLARASRDLGHPEVTQGARPTALVVLEQRLRPDAADTLRYFAEQDVRAKVISGDNAVSVGAVAAKLGLNGSTVDARRLPADPDGMAKELDEGTVFGRVTPQQKRDMVGALQSRGHTVAMTGDGVNDVLALKDADIGVAMGSGSEATRAVAQIVLLDNSFAALPSVVAEGRRVIGNITRVATLFLVKTVYSVLLAVLVVCWQVEYPFLPRHLTMLSTLTIGIPAFFLALAPNTERAQPHFVRRVMRYSIPGGVVAAVATFVTYLIARHHYTGEGALDAETSAATLTLFLISMWVLAIIARPYTWWRLALVAAMGLGFVLVLAVPWLQDFFALKLVGLTMPWIAVGISVVAAAALELLWRWVDRRGSA, encoded by the coding sequence ATGACGCACACCGACGCGGGCGCCGAACTCGACCCTGTGCACCCCACGAGGCTCGGGGCGCCGGCGGCGGGCGGGCTCACCGCGGCCGAGGTCGCCGAGCGGGTGACGCGCGGGCAGGTCAACGACGTGCCGGTGCGCAGCAGCCGGAGCCTGGGGGAGATCGTCCGGGCGAACGTCTTCACCCGGTTCAACGCGATCATCGGTGTGCTCTGGCTGGTCATGCTGTTCGTCGCGCCGTTCCAGGACAGCCTGTTCGGATACGTCATCCTCGCCAACACCGGGATCGGCACCATCCAGGAGTGGCGGGCGAAGAAGACCCTCGACTCGCTCGCGGTGATCGGCGAGGCGAGGCCGACCGTACGGCGGGACGGGGCCGCGACCGCGGTCAGCACCTCGGAGATCGTCCTGGACGACGTCATCGAGATCGGGCCCGGCGACAAGGCCGTCGTCGACGGGGTGGTCGCGGAGGCCGACGGCCTGGAGATCGACGAGTCGCTGCTGACCGGCGAGGCCGACCCGGTGGTGAAGCGGCCCGGCGACCAGGTGATGTCCGGCAGCTTCGTGGTCGCCGGCGGTGGCGCCTTCCGGGCGACCAAGGTGGGCCGCGAGGCCTACGCGGCCCAGCTCGCCGAGGATGCCTCCCGGTTCACCCTGGTTCACTCCGAACTGCGCTCCGGCATCTCCACGATCCTCAAGTACGTGACGTGGATGATGGTGCCGACCGCGATCGGCCTGGTCGTCAGCCAGCTGTTCGTGAAGGACAACGACCTCAAGGACTCCATCGCCCGCACGGTCGGCGGGATCGTGCCGATGGTCCCGGAGGGGCTGGTCCTGCTGACCTCCGTCGCCTTCGCCATCGGCGTCATCCGGCTTGGCCGGAAACAGGCCCTCGTCCAGGAACTCCCGGCCATCGAGGGCCTCGCCCGCGTCGACACGGTCTGCCTCGACAAGACCGGCACCCTCACCGAGGGCGGCATGGACGTCACCGAGCTCAGGCCGCTGCAGGGTGCCGACGAGTCGTACGTACGGAAGGTCCTGGGCGCGCTCGGCGAGTCGGACCCGCGGCCGAACGCCTCCCTCCAGGCGGTCATCGACGCCTACCCGGACACCGAGGAGTGGCGCTGCACCGAGTCACTGCCCTTCTCCTCGGCCCGCAAGTACAGCGGGGCCACCTTCAGCGAGGGCGGCGGCGAGACCAGTACGTGGCTGCTGGGGGCGCCGGACGTGCTCCTGGCGCCGGACGACCCCGCTCTCGCCGAGACCGGGCGGCTCAACGAGCAGGGGCTGCGCGTGCTGCTGCTGGCCCGGGCTTCCCGGGACCTCGGCCATCCCGAGGTCACCCAAGGAGCGCGGCCGACCGCCCTGGTCGTCCTGGAGCAGCGGCTGCGGCCCGACGCGGCCGACACCCTGCGGTACTTCGCCGAGCAGGACGTCCGCGCCAAGGTCATCTCCGGGGACAACGCGGTGTCGGTCGGCGCGGTGGCGGCCAAGCTGGGACTGAACGGCAGCACGGTCGACGCACGCAGGCTGCCCGCCGACCCGGACGGGATGGCGAAGGAGCTCGACGAGGGCACGGTGTTCGGGCGGGTCACCCCGCAGCAGAAGCGGGACATGGTGGGGGCGCTCCAGTCGCGCGGGCACACCGTCGCGATGACCGGTGACGGGGTCAACGACGTGCTCGCCCTCAAGGACGCCGACATCGGGGTGGCGATGGGCTCCGGGTCGGAGGCCACCCGGGCGGTCGCGCAGATCGTGCTGCTCGACAACAGCTTCGCGGCGCTGCCGTCCGTGGTCGCGGAGGGCCGGCGGGTCATCGGCAACATCACCCGGGTCGCGACCCTGTTCCTGGTGAAGACCGTCTACTCGGTACTGCTGGCCGTCCTCGTGGTGTGCTGGCAGGTCGAATACCCGTTCCTGCCACGGCACTTGACCATGCTGTCGACGCTGACGATCGGTATCCCGGCCTTCTTTCTGGCCCTCGCGCCCAACACCGAACGCGCGCAACCGCACTTCGTGCGGCGGGTGATGCGGTACTCGATCCCGGGCGGAGTGGTGGCGGCGGTCGCGACCTTCGTGACCTACCTGATCGCCCGTCACCACTACACGGGCGAGGGCGCGTTGGACGCCGAGACGAGCGCGGCGACACTGACCCTGTTCCTGATCTCGATGTGGGTGCTGGCGATCATCGCCCGCCCGTACACCTGGTGGCGGCTCGCGCTGGTCGCGGCGATGGGCCTCGGGTTCGTCCTGGTCCTGGCCGTGCCCTGGCTCCAGGACTTCTTCGCGCTGAAGCTGGTGGGGCTGACGATGCCGTGGATCGCGGTCGGCATCTCGGTGGTGGCGGCGGCCGCCCTCGAACTCCTGTGGAGGTGGGTCGACCGCCGCGGTTCCGCTTAG
- a CDS encoding DUF2530 domain-containing protein → MDVFSSGSFKHEAPEPLEGPVVATVTGGTILWFVLFLAQLPFYGWFADHDHTWWLWTCLAGGVLGLYGTWYVRKRDAAIKNADGTDSATGPAAE, encoded by the coding sequence ATGGACGTGTTCTCTTCGGGATCCTTCAAGCACGAGGCACCGGAGCCCCTGGAGGGCCCCGTGGTCGCCACGGTCACCGGCGGCACGATCCTGTGGTTCGTCCTCTTCCTCGCACAGCTCCCCTTCTACGGCTGGTTCGCGGACCACGACCACACCTGGTGGCTGTGGACCTGCCTGGCCGGCGGCGTGCTCGGGCTGTACGGCACCTGGTACGTGCGCAAGCGGGACGCGGCGATCAAGAATGCGGACGGCACGGATTCCGCCACCGGCCCTGCTGCCGAGTGA